One segment of Eriocheir sinensis breed Jianghai 21 chromosome 69, ASM2467909v1, whole genome shotgun sequence DNA contains the following:
- the LOC126988562 gene encoding uncharacterized protein LOC126988562: protein MKGFIATITSLATITVILHTQPTQATYLTSTNHDLLSAFTWASLDLPHPGVDLFTPGEGLGLSPVQTKLAEGRRRKRRQILFEPGKEYEPIFIEVEARVIVPMFQVFEGNNMNFEVPYVYEMPWPQLLRRSGEMEWQNAVGGMLRDLEDMITMFGVDGSGCVRRALCEVATLPPLRPQGIMGEMLDIFVRGMGNSTDEAEPNEIYKEEEEEEMEELYDEEEEEEEEGRITTTNTTNTHTNTRTNTQTEKDKEEEEEELNRKTSNRRKEGDEEKEEEEEMMMKKRRRRRRRRSPIDNNSNNNNNNKKMDYMSAGTYGKLDGDCARAFPECPVSLLDSLAASPFFSSSSSSSSSEYPESSSSSSSSSSSF from the exons atgaagggctTTATAG CAACCATCACGTCACTAGCAACAATAACCGTCATCCTGCACACACAACCAACCCAAGCAACCTACCTAACATCAACCAACCACGACCTGCTCTCGGCCTTCACCTGGGCTAGCCTGGACCTCCCGCACCCTGGGGTAGACCTATTCACCCCGGGGGAGGGTCTGGGACTCTCCCCCGTTCAGACTAAGCtggcggaggggaggagaaggaagagacggcAGATCTTGTTTGAGCCGGGGAAGGAATATGAACCGATTTTTattgag GTGGAGGCTCGGGTGATCGTGCCCATGTTCCAGGTGTTCGAGGGCAACAACATGAACTTCGAGGTTCCTTACGTGTACGAGATGCCCTGGCCACAGCTGCTGAGGCGTAGCGGAGAGATGGAGTGGCAGAACGCGGTGGGCGGCATGCTGCGTGACCTGGAGGACATGATAacgat GTTTGGGGTTGACGGGAGTGGGTGTGTGCGCCGCGCCCTGTGTGAGGTGGCCACCCTGCCCCCCCTACGCCCCCAGGGGATCATGGGGGAGATGCTGGACATATTCGTGAG gGGGATGGGAAACAGCACAGATGAAGCCGAGCCAAACGAAAtctacaaagaagaagaagaagaagaaatggaagaactatacgacgaggaagaggaagaggaggaggaaggaagaataaccacaacaaacaccacaaacacacacacaaacacacgcacaaacacacaaacagaaaaagacaaggaggaggaggaggaggaattaaacaggaaaacatcgaataggagaaaggaaggagacgaggagaaggaggaagaggaggagatgatgatgaagaagaggaggaggaggaggaggaggaggagtcccatcgacaacaacagcaacaacaacaacaacaacaagaagatggactaTATGAGCGCTGGAACATATGGAAAGCTGGATGGTGACTGCGCAAGAGCTTTTCCAGAGTGCCCTGTCTCCCTCCTCGACTCCCTGGctgcctcccccttcttctcctcctcctcctcctcctcctcctcggaataccctgaatcctcctcctcctcctcttcttcttcttcctctttctaa
- the LOC126988564 gene encoding uncharacterized protein LOC126988564: protein MRGGLPIFLSLLLLPLFTISLTHAWREEEGEEERGGGGGGGRRREEDHGNYTHSPVGLSWLQEIASTSTSNQPHSRAKRFMGFPEGSFIEAKWSLNFPFDTFTFYKAKLQLGVPIEIPFVDTILVQGDEADITGGGGKRKRRRRRRKVVSGGGENALAEMRLKEARMEKLEIYRHLENTVEMAGLPGRSCILRAICEVAEAPFDQGMLGEMVNTMLTPSKAGRPSMKEEEEEEEEEQLFHQYLEAEVLGRLEGRCGRAYEGCGSSPFDLMPNVMHLVL, encoded by the exons atgagaGGAGGTCTTccaatcttcctctccctcctcctcctccccctcttcaccatATCCCTCACACACgcttggagggaagaagaaggagaggaagaacgaggaggaggaggaggaggaggaagaagaagagaagaagatcaTGGTAACTACACGCATTCTCCGGTAGGCCTAAGCTGGCTTCAGGAGATTGCCTCAACGTCTACCAGCAACCAACCCCATTCCCGCGCTAAGCGATTCATGGGTTTTCCTGAAGGGTCGTTTATTGAG gcTAAGTGGTCTCTCAACTTCCCCTTCGACACCTTCACATTCTACAAGGCCAAGCTGCAACTCGGCGTGCCCATCGAGATCCCATTCGTCGACACCATCCTCGTGCAGGGTGATGAAGCGGACATTActggggggggaggaaagaggaagaggaggaggaggaggaggaaggtcgtgtcaggaggaggagagaatgcgtTGGCGGAGATGAGACTGAAGGAGGCGAGGATGGAGAAGCTGGAAATATATCGACACTTGGAGAATACCGTGGAGAT GGCTGGTCTGCCTGGCCGGAGCTGTATCCTGCGGGCCATCTGTGAGGTGGCCGAGGCGCCCTTCGACCAGGGGATGCTGGGGGAGATGGTCAACACTATGCTGAC acCATCGAAAGCAGGACGGCCcagcatgaaggaggaggaagaagaggaggaggaggagcagctctTCCATCAGTACCTGGAGGCGGAGGTGCTGGGGCGGCTTGAGGGGAGGTGTGGGAGGGCCTACGAGGGCTGCGGGTCATCTCCCTTTGACCTAATGCCTAACGTAATGCACTTGGtcctatag
- the LOC126988563 gene encoding neurofilament medium polypeptide-like, with the protein MRGGLPIFLSFLLLLLLAISLTHAWKDGGREEGEGGGGGGLREKEREEIRLRIAENNLVEEEEEEDGGGGGGGGELQAELRTDEEQENKNEEEEEERNETKEEEEEEEEEEEEEEEEEPGTPNNNNNNNHNNNQTDTSGLGWFQELASSASLEPHSRTKRFFGFPEGSQIETKWSINFPFETFTIYRARFLLGVPIKIPFPEALIVGGKKKREVREGGGENLLSEHALRRKEARMERLEIYRYLEHTFEMTGLAGRSCVLRAICEVAEAPFDQGMLGEMVNTMLTASVGGRPSREEEEEAPGPHPYHQYLRAELQGRVEGRCGEAYQGCVKSPFDLLPNVVHRVSWV; encoded by the exons atgagaGGAggtcttcccatcttcctctccttcctcctcctcctcctcctcgccatatCCCTCACACACGcttggaaggatggaggaagagaagaaggagaaggaggaggaggaggaggattaagagaaaaggagagagaggagataagattGAGGATAGCGGAGAACAAtttagtggaagaggaggaagaggaagatggaggaggaggaggaggaggaggagaacttcaAGCCGAACTCAGAACAGAcgaggaacaagaaaacaaaaacgaagaagaagaagaagaaagaaatgaaacgaaagaggaagaagaggaagaggaagaagaagaagaagaggaggaagaagaagaaccaggaaccccaaacaacaacaacaacaacaaccacaacaacaaccagacAGATACCTCAGGACTCGGTTGGTTTCAAGAACTCGCCTCCTCCGCCAGTCTTGAGCCGCACTCCAGAACGAAGCGATTTTTTGGGTTCCCAGAAGGATCTCAAATCGAG acaaaatggTCGATCAACTTCCCTTTTGAGACCTTTACAATCTACCGTGCACGCTTCCTCCTCGGGGTGCCCATCAAAATCCCCTTCCCAGAGGCCCTCATCGtcggggggaagaagaagagggaggtcagagaaggaggaggagagaatctaCTATCGGAACATGCCctaaggaggaaagaagcaaggatGGAACGGTTGGAAATCTATCGGTATTTGGAACACACCTTTGAAAt GACTGGTCTGGCTGGTCGGAGCTGTGTCCTGCGGGCCATCTGTGAGGTGGCCGAGGCGCCCTTCGACCAGGGGATGCTGGGGGAGATGGTCAACACTATGCTGAC cgCGTCTGTAGGAGGAAGACcaagccgggaggaggaggaagaggccccGGGTCCCCATCCCTACCACCAGTACTTGAGGGCGGAGCtgcaggggagggtggaggggaggtgcGGGGAGGCATATCAGGGATGTGTCAAATCTCCCTTCGATCTTCTCCCCAACGTTGTCCATAGAGTGTCCTGGGTGTGA
- the LOC126988565 gene encoding uncharacterized protein LOC126988565 isoform X1 codes for MHSPSPISTSFLLLFFFSSSSLSSEVIGGGGGGELGIFSQSPPLPSSLLLSSSSSSSSNSSLIPHSRRKRYLAIPVGSNIEVKWSINFPFNTFTLYEAAVALAIPIKIAIPDSLVLDEELAFRRDLRQLDENERKEIRRKEDRREKAYVFKYMEHAFLKGGLAGRSCVLRAICEVAEAPFAEGMLGEMVNSIFTASLAGKPTQQEVEDDLEVEGGSYLDYLEAEVEGQVRGRCGERYPKCVTSPFDILPQHMKSRPL; via the exons atgcATTCACCCAGTCcaatctccacttccttcctcctcctcttcttcttctcctcttcctctctctcatcggaggttataggaggaggaggaggaggagaactgggcATCTtctctcaatctcctcctcttccttcttctcttcttctctcctcctcctcctcctcctcctcaaactcttctCTAATTCCACATTCAAGAAGGAAGAGATATCTGGCTATTCCTGTAGGTTCTAATATTGAG GTGAAATGGTCAATTAACTTCCCATTCAACACCTTTACCCTCTACGAAGCTGCTGTCGCCCTGGCCATCCCGATAAAGATTGCGATACCCGATTCTCTGGTTCTGGACGAAGAATTAGCGTTCAGAAGGGATCTACGCCAACTGgatgagaatgagaggaaggagattaggaggaaggaggatcgaAGGGAAAAAGCGTATGTCTTCAAGTATATGGAACACGCGTTTttgaa GGGTGGTTTGGCTGGCCGGAGCTGTGTTCTGCGCGCTATCTGTGAGGTGGCCGAGGCGCCGTTCGCTGAAGGGATGCTGGGGGAGATGGTCAACAGTATATTTac CGCCTCACTAGCGGGCAAACCAACacagcaggaggtggaggacgacCTGGAGGTGGAAGGTGGATCTTACCTGGACTAcctggaggcggaggtggaggggcAGGTGCGGGGGAGGTGTGGAGAGAGGTATCCAAAGTGTGTTACCTCTCCCTTCGACATCCTTCCCCAGCATATGAAATCGCGCCCGCTGTGA
- the LOC126988565 gene encoding uncharacterized protein LOC126988565 isoform X2: MEHAFLKGGLAGRSCVLRAICEVAEAPFAEGMLGEMVNSIFTASLAGKPTQQEVEDDLEVEGGSYLDYLEAEVEGQVRGRCGERYPKCVTSPFDILPQHMKSRPL, from the exons ATGGAACACGCGTTTttgaa GGGTGGTTTGGCTGGCCGGAGCTGTGTTCTGCGCGCTATCTGTGAGGTGGCCGAGGCGCCGTTCGCTGAAGGGATGCTGGGGGAGATGGTCAACAGTATATTTac CGCCTCACTAGCGGGCAAACCAACacagcaggaggtggaggacgacCTGGAGGTGGAAGGTGGATCTTACCTGGACTAcctggaggcggaggtggaggggcAGGTGCGGGGGAGGTGTGGAGAGAGGTATCCAAAGTGTGTTACCTCTCCCTTCGACATCCTTCCCCAGCATATGAAATCGCGCCCGCTGTGA
- the LOC126988567 gene encoding uncharacterized protein LOC126988567 — translation MNKYFPGLGRIEYRPDAGPEETLVFRHYNAGETVHGRPMEEWLRFSVCYFNTFRYLGQDGYFGDSTRQYPPFEDWQQGQHQQQQQQQPQSLDRYKRRLVAAFEFFHKLGVKYYSVSDRDLSPEGESFEESGALLEEAVSLAADLQKQTGVRPLYFACDLFSHPRYMNGAAASPDAHVFAYACAQVKRGLEAAKRLGAENFVFFHPRDGYQSLLQRQVLRDASHLAQLYRMAAQYRDKIGYKGQLLVQPRPAGPARRQQYEADAAAAMHLLRHFGLDKQYKLNVRPAAARALGRPADHDVQLASAYNMLGSLEAADGGQLSPYGSSQDVCAYDVRDATLVMKCVLEMGGLGQGGVTLGGRLLRESVDAKDLFEGHVLAMDTFARALRNAARIISEGVFSRGVQQRYASYKGGFGERVEKGAATLEECEDYIKKCGDPQQQQQQHQHSARHEHWQAVLNHYVFPPSTRQ, via the exons ATGAACAAGTACTTCCCCGGGCTGGGTCGGATTGAGTACCGCCCTGACGCTGGCCCTGAAGAGACGCTTGTTTTCCGACACTACAATGCTGGCGAGACGGTTCACGGGCGCCCCATGGAAGAGTGGCTCCGTTTCTCCGTCTGCTATTTCAACACCTTCAG GTACCTCGGCCAGGACGGTTACTTCGGGGACAGCACGCGCCAGTACCCGCCCTTCGAGGACTGGCAGCAggggcagcaccagcagcagcagcagcagcagccgcagTCCCTGGACCGCTACAAGCGCCGCCTGGTGGCCGCCTTCGAGTTCTTCCACAAGCTGGGCGTCAAGTACTACtcg GTGAGTGACCGCGACCTGTCCCCCGAGGGCGAGAGCTTCGAGGAAAGCGGCGCCCtgctggaggaggcggtgtcgcTGGCCGCCGACCTGCAGAAGCAGACGGGCGTGCGGCCGCTGTACTTCGCCTGCGACCTGTTCTCGCACCCGCGCTACATGAACGGCGCCGCCGCCAGCCCCGACGCGCACGTGTTCGCCTACGCGTGCGCGCAGGTGAAGCGCGGCCTGGAGGCGGCCAAGCGGCTGGGCGCCGAGAACTTCGTGTTCTTCCACCCTCGGGACGGCTACCAGAGCCTGCTGCAGCGGCAGGTGCTGCGCGACGCCTCGCACCTGGCGCAGCTGTACCGCATGGCGGCGCAGTACCGCGACAAGATCGGCTACAAGGGCCAGCTGCTGGTGCAGCCGCGCCCCGCCGGGCCCGCGCGCCGCCAGCAGTACGAGgcagacgccgccgccgccatgcacCTGCTGCGCCACTTCGGGCTGGACAAGCAGTACAAGCTGAACGTGCGCCCCGCCGCGGCGCGCGCGCTGGGCCGCCCCGCCGACCACGACGTGCAGCTGGCCTCCGCCTACAACATGCTGGGCTCCCTCGAGGCGGCCGACGGCGGCCAGCTGAGCCCCTACGGCTCGTCCCAGGACGTGTGCGCCTACGACGTGCGCGACGCCACGCTGGTGATGAAGTGCGTGCTGGAGATGGGCGGCCTGGGCCAGGGCGGCGTCACGCTGGGCGGCCGCCTGCTGCGCGAGTCCGTGGACGCCAAGGACCTGTTCGAGGGACACGTGCTGGCCATGGACACCTTCGCGCGCGCCCTGCGCAACGCCGCCAGGATCATCTCCGAGGGCGTCTTCTCCAGGGGCgtgcagcag CGCTACGCCTCGTACAAGGGCGGCTTCGGGGAGCGGGTCGAGAAGGGCGCCGCCACGCTGGAGGAGTGCGAGGACTACATCAAGAAGTGCGGCgacccccagcagcagcagcagcagcaccagcactcAGCACGCCACGAGCACTGGCAGGCGGTGCTCAACCACTACGTGTTCCCGCCCAGCACCCGCCAGTGA
- the LOC126988566 gene encoding prothrombin-like, whose amino-acid sequence MTVHIPSLLSLFLSLLLLHGVASSPGERWRPGGGMEGQGQVEESGGVEEMEENWGPLPGEVERFRETVMDLMDYLDHGAQQEEVVEEPQQQRHRPGLLRSRYQEEEEEEEEEEEEEEEGGMVVIRVEEEGGEGLTLTSLLFSAPSSWGPCTRSCITRRRRTCKYETLCGEEIKVEEAYCYPDGSTCKGKVLRHLEEEGYVIIEDTEETMRDEEEEVAEEEEDIEVAYDDEEEEEEKEEEDYYQNPDEGRFVLPRLDGRREGGGGGGGVEEDEDAERGVMAVEEEGECGVKFRQGGGNWLRIIGGAESVEGEWPWQVAVLNRFKELFCGGTLIARRWVVTAAHCVRWRLYVRLGEHDLRDTAGDEVEMRVEKSFKHPLYEDSDHIEHDIALLRLPRSAAYSPGVQRACLPALNAPPVTPRTRCIISGWGKERETHIFGTDLLMFAEVPVVTSYICRQAYPDNPITDNHICAGYRKGRYDTCAGDSGGPLVCDRGDGRWVLEGVTSFGAGCGDEGKFGVYTRVGSYLEWMKDVMTSLE is encoded by the exons ATGACCGTTCAcatcccttcacttctttccctttttctctccctcctcctcctccacggggtTGCCTCCTCCCCGGGTGAGAGATGGAGACccgggggagggatggagggccaggggcaggtggaggaaagtggaggagtggaggaaatggaggaaaactggGGGCCTCTACCGGGAGAAGTGGAGAGATTTAGAGAAACTGTTATGGATTTGATGGACTACCTCGACCATGGCGCACAgcaggaggaggttgttgag GAACCTCAGCAACAGAGACACAGACCCGGACTACTAAGAAGCAgataccaagaagaagaagaagaagaagaagaagaggaagaggaagaggaggagggaggcatggtTGTGATCAGggtcgaggaggaggggggggaggggctgacccttacctccctcctcttctctgctcCCTCTTCTTGGGGTCCTTGTACGAGGTCCTGTATTACacgaaggaggag gacatgCAAATACGAGACCTTATGCGGCGAGGAAATAAAGGTGGAAGAAGCGTATTGTTACCCCGATGGATCGACGTGCAAAGGCAAG GTTCTTAGGCACTTAGAAGAGGAAGGATACGTTATTatagaagatacggaggagacaatgagggacgaggaggaggaggtggcggaggaagaggaagacattgAAGTCGCttacgatgacgaggaggaagaggaggagaaagaggaggaagattattaCCAAAACCCAGATGAGGGAAGATTCGTCCTCCCTCGcctggatggaagaagagaaggaggaggaggaggaggaggagtggaagaggacgaagatgcGGAGAGAGGGGTCATGgccgtggaagaggagggagaatgtggAGTGAAATTCAGACAAGGTGGAGGGAACTGGCTGCGGATCATCGGTGGAGCGGAAAGTGTGGAGGGGGAATGGCCTTGGCAAGTGGCGGTACTTAACAGATTCAAG GAACTGTTCTGCGGGGGGACTCTGATAGCGCGACGGTGGGTAGTGACAGCCGCCCACTGTGTTCGATGGAGACTCTACGTTCGCCTGGGGGAGCATGACCTGAGGGATACCGCGGGGGACGAGGTGGAGATGAGG gtcgaGAAATCGTTTAAACATCCCCTCTACGAAGATTCTGATCACATTGAACATGACATCGCTCTCCTTCGCTTGCCAAGATCTGCCGCTTACAGCCCtg gtgtTCAAAGGGCTTGTCTACCTGCACTCAACGCCCCTCCTGTGACCCCGCGGACCAGGTGTATTATCAGCggatgggggaaggagagagagacacatataTTTGGCACTGACCTTCTGATGTTCGCCGAG GTCCCCGTGGTTACAAGCTATATATGTCGCCAGGCGTACCCAGACAACCCCATCACTGACAACCACATCTGCGCTGGGTACAGGAAGGGCCGCTACGACACATGTGCTG gtGACTCCGGGGGCCCGCTCGTGTGCGACCGGGGTGACGGGCGCTGGGTGCTGGAGGGGGTGACCTCGTTCGGGGCGGGGTGCGGTGACGAGGGGAAGTTTGGGGTGTATACCAGAGTGGGGAGTTATCTTGAATGGATGAAGGACGTGATGACCTCCCTGGAGTAa